Below is a window of Arabidopsis thaliana chromosome 2, partial sequence DNA.
tttttggtttgaaaaagGTTACATGGGTGGAACATGTGGAAGTAGATGATGCAGGAAGTTACAGCATCTTTGAGAAATTAATCTGTACTGGTCAAGCTTTTGCTGCTAACCGCTGGGTTGGTACATTGGTACGCCAGTGTGAGCGGATATCTAGCATCTTGTCGACAGATTTTCAATCTGTCGATTCCGGTGATCACATAAGTAAACTCATTACCAAATTTTGCTTCATATGGAAAAtgtattctctgttttcttttcttaaacgTTTTGTGATGTTTTGCAGCGCTAACTAACCATGGAAAGATGAGCATGCTGAAGATAGCTGAGCGGATTGCGAGAACCTTCTTTGCTGGAATGACCAATGCGACGGGGTCTACAATATTTTCTGGTGTTGAAGGAGAAGATATCAGAGTGATGACAATGAAGAGCGTGAATGATCCAGGAAAGCCTCCCGGTGTCATTATTTGTGCAGCCACTTCCTTTTGGCTTCCTGCTCCTCCTAACACTGTCTTTGACTTCCTCAGAGAGGCTACTCACCGACACAATGTATACGTACTTACTTACTACTTAGGACAGgacttccttttttttttatgttctttatATAACATGTTTTGAGATATGTATCTGCAGTGGGATGTTCTCTGCAACGGAGAGATGATGCACAAGATAGCAGAGATTACGAATGGGATAGACAAAAGGAACTGTGCAAGTTTACTCCGGGTATAAAATACCTAACTTGTATTTTGgaaaatgtgatatatattatatctttTGGTCTGTGACTGATGTTATTATTGGTTACAGCATGGACACACTAGCAAGAGCAAGATGATGATAGTTCAAGAGACTTCTACTGACCCAACAGCTTCATTTGTGCTTTATGCGCCTGTTGATATGACATCAATGGATATTACTCTCCATGGAGGTGGTGATCCTGACTTTGTGGTGATCCTGCCTTCTGGTTTTGCTATTTTTCCAGATGGTACGGGTAAGCCTGGAGGAAAAGAAGGAGGATCACTTTTGACCATTTCCTTCCAAATGCTGGTTGAGTCAGGTCCTGAGGCTAGGCTGAGTGTTAGCTCTGTTGCAACTACTGAGAATCTGATTCGTACAACCGTGCGGAGGATCAAAGATTTGTTTCCTTGTCAGACTGCTTGAACCACCCCCATTTCGGTAATCTATTGGAGAGCTTCAAAAGGGGAGGAGTCAAGAACGAACCTCAAGGAGATTGGTTTTTTACGAGGTTCGGGATTTGACTAGCCCTGGAATAAACCCATTCAAGATGGAAAAAACAACTAtcttttcctttcatttgagtcttttgtttccttgtcaTTGTTTGGACTTGGAACCTTTTGCTATTTCAGTTGAGTCTTTGGTTTCCTTGTCATTGTTGGACTTGGAaccttttgttatttcattCGAGTCTTTGGTTTCCTTGTCATTGTTGGACTTGGAAACCTTTTGTTATTTCAGTTGAGTCTGTTTGTTTCCTTGTCATTGTTGGACATGGAACCTTTCGTTGTTTCAGTTGAGTCTGTTTGTTTCCTTGTCATTGTTGGACTTGGAAACCTTTATGAAGTTATTGAGtactctttttctctatttgagtttcaaatttgttttttgttttctttctattgaCTTTAGATCTTCTTCTAGAGTATGgatatttcttttgtattgtttttgttgtctatTTCTGTAGTTTGGTTTATCAAAACTTCACACCTTTTCTTCCCAAGACTCTCTGTTTTGCAAGAGAGCTTAAAGAGTTTTTGGCTGTTGCGCGTTGCCTATGGTTTTAGATTGACCAAACCCAACAAGACTAAGAAATCTGTGCTGAACATGTAGACCTTTTGGGAATGGGAATCACAACGTGTGATTTGTCAAGACCCAACAATGTAGACCTTTTGGTGAAGTGAActgtaaaatattttcagtttaaCTTCATTTAATTTCAAACAAGAACACAGATGACATGATATTGCTAAAAAAACAGGAAGAATACATCACAAAGGttcaaaattttctgtttgaaAAGCCAAATCCACCTATAGCAGAAATTCTCAGAGTCAAAAGATACACTTGCTGATCATCAAGTGTACCTCAAGCACGCTTTCTCCTGGCCAAAATAGCAGGTCTCTTGCCAACAGCTCCACCACTTTTGTTGGATTGAGAAAGAAGACCACGAAGAAGAGCTAGAATACCAACACCCATGAATGGCACATACATCATCAACAATTTCTCAGATGCCTTCCCTGATCCTATCATCTCTCCCAGTATAGCAGCCTAATAAGTAATGAATACTCAATATCAGATTCTTCATCACAAGGCATATTAGCAATGAATGCGGAAAGATTCACATTGCAGAACAATAAGTATAAGTTCGATAACGTTACTAATTCTAATAACCATGAAACTAGTCATTCAACATAGTAGAAACTCAAAATCTCTCTCCCTCATCAACATACAATGTTGTGATTTTAGGGAACCAAATGAAATCTTGAATCAAGCATTATACAAATTTCACTAGTCTGCTCCTAGTTCATACTTTGTAATGGTCCAGTTTCACAGACTTTAACATTGATCACCAATAATCATTTCTCCTATAATCTTCATTAATCTCAGATTTCAGATccataaatcaacaaaatcttaCTCTAAATCAAACACGTTATATCCAAATTGATCAGAAACAGCGAGATTAAGATCTAAATGTACCATAGAAGTCACGACGGAAGCTCCGTACACCATTGAGGTGGTACCAAACCACGATTTCCCAGCGAGAATTGCGTAGACGTTGACGATTGAGAGCGGccaaagaagcaaaagctcATGCCAGACGAGTCCGACTAGGAAATGCGGCTTCTCTTTGACTAGATAATCTCCAAATTCATCAATGTACCAGCGATTCAGATCGACGATAAACGCCGGGAAGATATCGCCGGGAAGACTCGTTTGACCGTCGATAAGCGGCGCAATTACCGCCATGAGAGCAAAGTATAAGAAGAGAACCGCATCGATCAACTTGCAAAATGctcccattttttttcttcttctccttcttcaatggattttgtttttctctctgcTTTAATCTGTCGTTGACCGCGGAAACGAAGAGCCGGCTACTTAATAATTGGCCAAATCTAAATTAAAGCGAACCGGTTTAAACGGCTACCATTTTTCCGGTTTGATTCAGTGGTAAATTCGAACACTACCGGGCCTTAGGCCCATAATCTTCCTCGGAGGATGTATATAGTATCCAGAAAAAATAGTCACCCGAAGGACTACACTAATTAAGAGAGCCCATGATCTGTTACAAAATCTTAAGTTCTAAACATTTGAATAAGTTTCACATCCTCTACATAGTCTAGAAAAATGTGAACTCTACGGTTCTAATAACTTTCGACTCTTGAATTTGcagatgttttattttttatttttcagggAGTCTAAAGACATGATCATTTCAAAATTCCTTATCTCTCACGCCTTGGAGGAATCATATTCGTAAACACACTTGCAAGTTACAACCTTGCATTGCCTTAAGCAAATTCTTTAGCAAGGTACATTTCTTAGTGTTACGTTTTAGATCTTTTAAAATGTTGAGACTACTTGGTATTGAAACCATGACTCAGTTCACTTGTTCGTCTTGCAAGATGGTAGGGAaattgttttgcatttttatCTCTATCTATGTAATAAATCTATGTACCTTTCTAAGTGTAATGTTATATCTGCAGTCATTAAACAAATTGTGTAACTCGTTATTATATATCTCACTGTGGAGTTTCGTGATCTTTCGACTGCGAATTCTCAGCTGAACTTTGGCCATCTTTGAGTTTCTTACTGCTCTTCTCCTTAAGCATCTCCTTAATCTCTGCTTCTCTCTTATCAACAACTTTGATCAAATCCTTGAAACTCACTGCTCTCAAACTTTTCCCTCTAGAAGAACCAGCCTCCTCGCTCCTCGCCTGTACTTCATCACTCTCTTCTGGTCTTAACCGTTGGTATTGCCAGAAAACTTTCCAGCAGAAGAGTGTGAGTGCAATGAACCAAACGACGCCACATATTAGGAAGAGTCCCCAGAAACTCTGTACCGATATTTGATAGTTTTCTGTATCTGAAATCTGCATTGTACATTCGTGGTCGTAGGTAAGCCATTTCTTGCGGATTTTCTCGAGTTTTCCTTCTTCAGCCAGTTGCAGGATCGCTGTCGACATGTCCACAGCTAGAGGAGAGTCTCTCTGGAACGCCTGCAAGAATCGAGATCCATTAAGCAAAGTTTTAACAGAGACTGATcttaaaaaattgaagttGGTTTTCACATACAAATCCCCAGCCTGTCCGAGTGAATTCCTGTCCAACTGTTCGAAACTTGCAGTTGCTGTTTGACAAGAGAGCTTTAATGTAAGGAAGCTCGTCGACAATGGCTGCCACGCCACCGCCTCTGGGACCACGTTGAAGAGCAGAGAGatattcttcttcgtctttaaGCGGAATGATTCTTGATGGAGCTATGTTAAGTTCATTGACCAGAAATTTCCACGCAAAGGTACCATCTTGGACTCCAATGGGTTCGTTGCTTGCTATTAAAGTGTCCATTCCTTCTATCCGAGATGTTAGCTGTTGAACGGTGAGGATTGAAGTGAGACTGGCTGTGTAGCTTGAGTTGATGATTAGAACCACAAATAACCATACGAGTAGCACAAACCTTCCCAACGTGCTCACCGTATTCTCCCCTGAAGAtcaacaaaggaagaagaataaaacacCTTGCGACCTtggtaacaaaagaaaagaaccgagagtttcttctctttgatgttTTCGTATGATCTTAAATGTAATTGTGTGCATACTGTGAGAGAAGAACATTGTTGAGAAGCTAAACCTGCAATATTGAAGACGAGAAAGGAAGGGGGTAAAGCAAAGCTTTAGCACTTGAGCTTAAACTAATACATATGAGTTTTGTGTCGATTCAATAATTGTATGGAACTAACCAGAAGACTGTAATGATTTGACGCCTAGGAGGTCCGCGGAATTCTTCGTTAAATCGATGTTCAAGAATCCAGATGACGGCtccaacaaagagaaaaagggcACCGGTCACAGCCCACATCTCTATAGTGAATGGCTTCAAGAAGGACCAAGGACTAGACTTGGCCCCCTTCACTGGAGCTACCACCACAAGCCCTGATTCTATAAATGGCTGCGTGAAATCTACAAACTTGGTTCTGTTTGTAATGATGGTAACATCCCCAACAGCTACATCGAAAATCTAGAGACATAAATAGAACAAAACATAAGTATACTGTTTCGTGTAATTGATTGAgtaaaatagaagaagaagtaggaCTCACATTTGCAGCAACTTCACTTATGAGATTGTCATATGAAGGATTTTTCTTCCCGTCCCCATATAGTATATAAGTACGTGGAACGGGATATGGAAGCAATTGAATCGCAGCTTCAAAGATGTCGATGCAAAAGCCTTTAACACCAAGCGGGTTCTTGTCCTTAGAAGCATAGTTTTTGTAGCTTACACGGTTAGGCACCCCGATTTTCAGCGGCTTTCCATTTTCAGGGAAAACCCAACCCCGAGGTGGCTTTATTACTTCCCCTGGCCATATGATCTCATTAAGACGTTGGTCTTTTGCAGATGTGTTTGAAGGCTTAGAGTATAATGTCTCTGGAGGCGCGACTGAGAAACCTGTATGATTCGACCAGTATCCAACTCTCAGTGGACCTGTACTTTTTATGTTCAGAATGTCGTAGGCTGGATTAATCCGGTTTTTCTCTGAATTAAACTCGATTTGTCCAGTCAGACCTGTATAATTCATCTCAAGAATGACCTGCAAGAACCTCTCCCCTTCATTGAAAATGTGAAGTTTTGATAGCTTAATGCCGCTATCGTTGGTATTCCTCAGACTTGGATCATTAGAGAAAGTCACTGTATTGCCTTGGCTGAAGAAAACATCGAGAGCGCGAGCTACCAACCAAACAGAATCGTAAGCATACAGCGCGTAAGAATTGAAGCCATCATCACTTTTTAGACTCTCCTTGAATCTAAGGTTTTTCCATCTTCCTTTAAACTGTCTCTTGTTGTCACTCTCAGGTGTGTAATGACGAAATGCAACCACTCCTTGCAAGAGATCCAAAGCTCTGGGATCCAACGGTTCCATGGAATCCAAAGCTGTAAGAAGCCAATCAGTAGTGATCCAGACATAGCCACTTCCCATCATTCCAAGAGATTTGGCGACAGAGAATATGTTTAAACCCGAATCAGGATTCACATGAACAACAAAGATGCGAGATTCCATCAGATTAACAGAAGCCAATAAATCACTGATTGAGCTATTATCTGCACCAGGTGGAAATGCAGCCTTGTAAGAGATCTTGGCACGTTTCTTGGCTAAAGCATCACCTAATACAGATATTCCATTCCTACCATACTCATCATCCACAAAGATCGCAACAACTTCTCTCCATCGAAAATAGGATACAAAATCCGTGATTGCATTCATCTGGAAGTAATCATTCTGTGTGGTACGAAGGAAATAAGGGTATTGAAGCGAAGAAAGAGTCGGGTCCGTTGCTGCAAATGACAAGAAAGGTACATGAAGCTCATTAGCTACATGGGAGATTATGTGACCAATTCCTGAAGATTGTGGACCAATGGCTGCAACCACCTTGTTCTCCATTAGCTGCAAAGCTACAccataagaaaacatatcacCAATCTACTTCCTCATTCAGAAAAAGCAATCCATGCGCAAAACGAAGATTTTAACAAGAGGTTTATGAACAAGACAAGCTCTGCAATTTGAATAACCTCATTACTATTAAACCCCAGCTTCGTTGGGGCATTTTCACAAGCAACTTTTCAGACATAATTCAAATTGCAGTTTACGAAAAGTACCTCCCATGGTGCCAACAAATCCACTGCAATTAGTGTCCTGGAAGACAATATTAAGCTTGGTGCCCCTGAGGATACTCTGGTCAGCATTAATGTCTTCAATGGCCGCCACAAACGCAAGTTTGGCCGCTCTTCCAATGAAAGAATCATAAGTAAACAGAGCTCCAACGTTTACAGAGCTtggcagagaagaagaagaagagtttcttGAGAAACTTTCTCTACCAGCACCTTGTATTGGCAAAACCCACAAAGCAGAAATACATAGGAGCATAAATCCCATGGAAACATCTCTAATCATCACGAAAAATCCCATCTTTTAATCGAAAAGGAGTGATTTTTACGGGCTCATTATATACCCACTTGATGATTCGgagttagaaaaaaatctgatcGAACAGGCATTAACGACCATTGATTTtaacatcaacatcaactaGAAAAAGATGGGTCAgacaaaaaagacaaaactttaTTGACATTGTATCGAACCTAAAATCAAAGACTTAgattttttacatatatgtatgtgtttgtatataatttatctTGGATTCTGTACCGATCAAGAAACAGAACTGAAACTATCTCAGAGATGATGGCAATAAATTAACagaactatataaaaaaaaccaataaaatagCAAATGGGTGGGCcagacaaaacaaattagCATACGATAAAAGCACCAAGTTGGATAAAAGAAAAGTTCATGAGTTCATACTTCATAGAACGTGGCAATAATGATTACCAAACAATTATGAGTACAATTAGACgtacatatacatacaaagatccaacctttttaaaatttttgaggAGTTTATATATCCAAATTTGGTTGGCTTTTGAAGTGTTGCATATTCTATTAGTACCAAACCCTATCACATAAATCCCCAATGTCAATGCCAAATTAAGCATGGTAATGACTAATGATCACTGGTTCTTTACCAGCTTTTTATGTTGCTAAGTTACAATTCGAATATTGACTTACATGTTAGCTATATCTAGTTCTTATACATAACAATTTTCTTCCTATAGAGTGGAATCTACTCATCAATTTCGTGGTACCTCAGTATCAGCTTGGACTTCCCCTACATGAGATGGGTTGTTATTAGAGTCATCGCTTCTTCTGAACATTCTCTtaatagcttcttctttctcatccaCAAACTCCACAAAATCAAACACTAATTCTCTCAACCGCAATGTAGGAGAAGCTGACCAAGAAGCGCGTGGCATCGAGGATGTTCTCTCCATCCGTCTGTACCGCACGAACTGGCGTATCATCCTGagaacaaacaccaaaaacgcAGAGACTGTGATTGCAATGCAGACAAGGTACAGCCCTTTGAAGCTTTTGAGATGAAGCTGGTTTGGCTCTGGGTTCCAATTTGATTTCCCTGCGCAATTCGTCTTGCATAACCATTTCTTTCGAATTTCTTGCAATTTCCTCGTCTCAGAGAGTTTCAAGATAGCTGTTGACATGTCTATAGCCAATGGAGAATCTCTCTTAAACGcctgttatataaaaaattaagttcaaatctttttgtaaataatttctGATTAagagaaacatgaaaattGTACTTACAAATCCCCAACCACGGTGCATAAAGGGTTCTCCAACAATCTTGAAGCCTGTTCGTTCTGCTAGAAACAGTTCGATGTAAGGGAGTTCGTCGACAATGGCAGCAACACCTCCCCAATTGGTTGGCCCCAGCTTTAGAGCCTTTTCATACTCCTCGGTCGAGTCAAGTGGGACCAGTCTAGACCGAGCCATGCCAAGACTGTAGGTTAAATACTCTAAAGTGAACGTCCCAGCCTGGTACCCGATAGGTACCTCACTTGCCCGCAAGCTATCAATACCGGTAATAGCAGAGGGAAGCTGTTGAACTGTGAGGATTGAGGTGAGGTTCGCTGTGTAGCTCGCGGTTAGAACCATCAATAGGAAGAGCCATACAATCATCACTAGTCTTGCTAGATTACTTATTGTATCTTCCTCTGTTGACATAACAGGATAAAACAGAAATATCACTGATCTGAGTTGGCAAAAAATCAATACAGAGTTGAATATGTATCGGACAGATTCTTAAATGTAACtctaaacttgtttttttctcttgcttGATGGTTTTTAAAGAAAGATGGATGGATGAAATTAAGGCTACTCACGGTTTCTCTTGAAAAGAGTTGAGAAGCTGAACCTGCAGGAACAAATCAAAGTAGATGTATCAGAAAATCACCAAGAATGAACTATCAAGTGCAGTGAATATTACGAGCTGAACTTACAAGAGCATTGTGCTGAGTTGTCTTCGGGGTGGCCCTCTGAAATCTTCATTGATGCGATGTTCGAGGATCCAGATGACTACGGCAATAACCAGGAATGAAACTAGAACAACACACCATAACCGGCTGGTGAAGGGTCTCAGAAAGATCCAAGTCGCATTGTCATCATTAGCAGGAATCACCACTACAAGGCCTGTGGAAGCATATGGCTGCGAGAAATCCACTAACTTGGACCGGCTTGGGACTATTGCAATATCCCCAACAGCAGCATCATATACCTGAAATAAAGGggaaaaacaaggaaaagcCACCCATTATCACAGTGAAAGTTAGTCTGGGAATGTTCATGACTTCAGAGGCTTTCCGAATCAGTTTTGAACGTTTTGGAGTGGATACTTACACCATCCGTGACCATTTGAATAAGGTGGTTGTAATTAGGACTTGAATGACCATTCCCGAAAGGCTCAAATATGTAAGGAACACTGTAAGGGACGAACTTTAATGCTTCAATGAAGACATCGATGCAAAATCCTTGGATCCGATGGCTACTGTTCTTTTCTTCAGTCACAAACTCGACAAAACTCACTCTTCTCGGGACAACAATCTTCAATGGATCTGCAGAATCTGCAATGACCCAACCACGTGGCTTTTCACGGCCACCACCAGGCCAGGTTATATCTCCAAGTTTTTCATCAGAAACAAAGCTAGTCTTCTTCTGTGAATGACGGGTTTTTGGGGCTACAACCGAAAAGCCTCCATTTTTCGACCAGAAACCGACAGTATGAACATCGGTTTTGTTTACATTGATAATTTCGTAGTCACAGCCGATAACGTTTCGGCCAGAACCAAACTGAACTTGACCGGCTATACCAGTAAAGTTTACTTTCAGAAGTTTCTCAAGTAGTAACTCCCCACTGttgaaaaatttgattttctccAAGTGCAGTTTGGTTCCCCGTGCATGAAGTAACTTTTCGGAGTAAGAAAACGTTATGTTGATTCCTTCATTCAGCAATTCCTCGATGCCATGCGCAATCATCCACACTGTATCATAGGCATGTAATGCGTAGGCATTCATTGATCTGTTGCTCTGCAGTTTATGCGTGAAATGTTCCATCTTTACGGATTCTGGGATATGTTGACGAAGCCCCACTACTCCTTCAAGGCGTTTTAGAGTACCTTTGTCACTCAAAGAATCTAAGGTAACAGAGAGCCAGTCTGTGGCGAGCCATACGTATTCATGGGTCATCATCTGCAGCTTTTGCGCTATATCAAAAATTCTGAGCAATGGGTCCGGACCAAAATGAAGAATATAAACTCGAGGACCGATGGACTTGGATTTGTTCAAAGCATTAGTAAGGAATTTTTCATCAGAATGAACTGAGAGCGGCACTTTATAGGAAATTCTGGATCTTTTCTTGTACAGTTCATCATCTAGAGCAGAAACTCCATTTCTTCCGAGCTCATCATCCGAGTAAACTGAGATCACTTCTTTCCATCCATAAAAATTGATAAGATCCACAAGGGCAGACATTTGGTGGGCATCATTAGGTGTAGTCCGAAGAAAGAAGGGAAATTGGAGGGCAGAGAGAGTTGGATCAGTTGCTGCAAATGAGACAAGAGGAAAGTGGAGCCCTTTTGCAATATCGGAAATTGTATGAGCAACAGAGGATGAAATTGGACCGATCATAGCCACCACTTCTTTCTCAAGCAATTCAAaagctgcaaaacaaaaaccactGAAGCTTAAACCAGGCCCTTAGTGGTAAAACCAAAGTTTTGTTTCCACTTATGTACAGGAAACACAGGTCCTAGTAACAGCCTGTTTAGGGTATGCGGTCTATATTGTTCTATGCATTATTAGCATTCGGAACCCAAAATATGTACCAATAAAAAACGGATTAAAACGTAAATCGATGTGCCAATCATTTCCAACTAtcacaaaatgaaatattgtTGCTACTGATGTGCATTGACCGCTTTCTATAATATGTTTGATATACTGTATCAGCCATGGATGAGTGTCACAAGTGtttgaaacacaaaagaaCTAGAAGAACAGTCACGGTACCTCCAAAGGACCCACGAAAGACATTGCAGGCAGAATCCTCCATTAATAGCCGTAGCTCCGTTTCTTTGAGAAAGCTTTTATCATTGTTCACATCGGAAACAGCTGCCTCTAGAGCTACTTTTGCAGCTCTTCCGATAACcgaatcaaaagcaaaaacagcACCGATGTTCACCAGTTGAGGTCTTTGGCAATCCATTGGAACCACCAGAATGACCACAATCAGTGCCGTAATAGCGACAGATGGGTCAATGCCCAGTCCCATGGAGATAATGCAATCAAAGTAAGGACCACTTCAGATAGTTTGTGTTGGAACTAGAACCATCTCATTTAAATCTAGCAACTCTTCATTCAGCATTGAGGATGAGAAGATTAGAGAACTAAGCAAGGTAAAGTTTCCAACTTTGACCTGTAGAGTCAATGCGATTAGAAGACGAATCAAGATCTAAGCGAAGAGCAATCACAAGTCAAACCAAATTGATTATTTTAGCTGAAAACTAGCAACAATGTGGATATGAAGACTTATATACACAAACTCATCCGGACAgaagaaaaatctgaaaaagagtttttacaAATTCATTGAAATTAAC
It encodes the following:
- the GLR3.5 gene encoding glutamate receptor 3.5 (glutamate receptor 3.5 (GLR3.5); FUNCTIONS IN: intracellular ligand-gated ion channel activity; INVOLVED IN: cellular calcium ion homeostasis, response to light stimulus; LOCATED IN: integral to membrane, membrane; EXPRESSED IN: 20 plant structures; EXPRESSED DURING: 13 growth stages; CONTAINS InterPro DOMAIN/s: Extracellular solute-binding protein, family 3 (InterPro:IPR001638), Ionotropic glutamate receptor (InterPro:IPR001320), Glutamate receptor-related (InterPro:IPR015683), Extracellular ligand-binding receptor (InterPro:IPR001828), GPCR, family 3 (InterPro:IPR000337), Ionotropic glutamate-like receptor, plant (InterPro:IPR017103); BEST Arabidopsis thaliana protein match is: glutamate receptor 3.4 (TAIR:AT1G05200.2); Has 35333 Blast hits to 34131 proteins in 2444 species: Archae - 798; Bacteria - 22429; Metazoa - 974; Fungi - 991; Plants - 531; Viruses - 0; Other Eukaryotes - 9610 (source: NCBI BLink).), translated to MGALQLMENKVVAAIGPQSSGIGHIISHVANELHVPFLSFAATDPTLSSLQYPYFLRTTQNDYFQMNAITDFVSYFRWREVVAIFVDDEYGRNGISVLGDALAKKRAKISYKAAFPPGADNSSISDLLASVNLMESRIFVVHVNPDSGLNIFSVAKSLGMMGSGYVWITTDWLLTALDSMEPLDPRALDLLQGVVAFRHYTPESDNKRQFKGRWKNLRFKESLKSDDGFNSYALYAYDSVWLVARALDVFFSQGNTVTFSNDPSLRNTNDSGIKLSKLHIFNEGERFLQVILEMNYTGLTGQIEFNSEKNRINPAYDILNIKSTGPLRVGYWSNHTGFSVAPPETLYSKPSNTSAKDQRLNEIIWPGEVIKPPRGWVFPENGKPLKIGVPNRVSYKNYASKDKNPLGVKGFCIDIFEAAIQLLPYPVPRTYILYGDGKKNPSYDNLISEVAANIFDVAVGDVTIITNRTKFVDFTQPFIESGLVVVAPVKGAKSSPWSFLKPFTIEMWAVTGALFLFVGAVIWILEHRFNEEFRGPPRRQIITVFWFSFSTMFFSHRENTVSTLGRFVLLVWLFVVLIINSSYTASLTSILTVQQLTSRIEGMDTLIASNEPIGVQDGTFAWKFLVNELNIAPSRIIPLKDEEEYLSALQRGPRGGGVAAIVDELPYIKALLSNSNCKFRTVGQEFTRTGWGFAFQRDSPLAVDMSTAILQLAEEGKLEKIRKKWLTYDHECTMQISDTENYQISVQSFWGLFLICGVVWFIALTLFCWKVFWQYQRLRPEESDEVQARSEEAGSSRGKSLRAVSFKDLIKVVDKREAEIKEMLKEKSSKKLKDGQSSAENSQSKDHETPQ
- the GLR3.5 gene encoding glutamate receptor 3.5 (glutamate receptor 3.5 (GLR3.5); FUNCTIONS IN: intracellular ligand-gated ion channel activity; INVOLVED IN: cellular calcium ion homeostasis, response to light stimulus; LOCATED IN: integral to membrane, membrane; EXPRESSED IN: 20 plant structures; EXPRESSED DURING: 13 growth stages; CONTAINS InterPro DOMAIN/s: Extracellular solute-binding protein, family 3 (InterPro:IPR001638), Ionotropic glutamate receptor (InterPro:IPR001320), Glutamate receptor-related (InterPro:IPR015683), Extracellular ligand-binding receptor (InterPro:IPR001828), GPCR, family 3 (InterPro:IPR000337), Ionotropic glutamate-like receptor, plant (InterPro:IPR017103); BEST Arabidopsis thaliana protein match is: glutamate receptor 3.4 (TAIR:AT1G05200.2); Has 5516 Blast hits to 5369 proteins in 333 species: Archae - 14; Bacteria - 348; Metazoa - 4290; Fungi - 0; Plants - 640; Viruses - 0; Other Eukaryotes - 224 (source: NCBI BLink).) translates to MILSLEERPNLRLWRPLKTLMLTRVSSGAPSLILSSRTLIAVDLLAPWELMENKVVAAIGPQSSGIGHIISHVANELHVPFLSFAATDPTLSSLQYPYFLRTTQNDYFQMNAITDFVSYFRWREVVAIFVDDEYGRNGISVLGDALAKKRAKISYKAAFPPGADNSSISDLLASVNLMESRIFVVHVNPDSGLNIFSVAKSLGMMGSGYVWITTDWLLTALDSMEPLDPRALDLLQGVVAFRHYTPESDNKRQFKGRWKNLRFKESLKSDDGFNSYALYAYDSVWLVARALDVFFSQGNTVTFSNDPSLRNTNDSGIKLSKLHIFNEGERFLQVILEMNYTGLTGQIEFNSEKNRINPAYDILNIKSTGPLRVGYWSNHTGFSVAPPETLYSKPSNTSAKDQRLNEIIWPGEVIKPPRGWVFPENGKPLKIGVPNRVSYKNYASKDKNPLGVKGFCIDIFEAAIQLLPYPVPRTYILYGDGKKNPSYDNLISEVAANIFDVAVGDVTIITNRTKFVDFTQPFIESGLVVVAPVKGAKSSPWSFLKPFTIEMWAVTGALFLFVGAVIWILEHRFNEEFRGPPRRQIITVFWFSFSTMFFSHRENTVSTLGRFVLLVWLFVVLIINSSYTASLTSILTVQQLTSRIEGMDTLIASNEPIGVQDGTFAWKFLVNELNIAPSRIIPLKDEEEYLSALQRGPRGGGVAAIVDELPYIKALLSNSNCKFRTVGQEFTRTGWGFAFQRDSPLAVDMSTAILQLAEEGKLEKIRKKWLTYDHECTMQISDTENYQISVQSFWGLFLICGVVWFIALTLFCWKVFWQYQRLRPEESDEVQARSEEAGSSRGKSLRAVSFKDLIKVVDKREAEIKEMLKEKSSKKLKDGQSSAENSQSKDHETPQ